A single region of the Streptomyces sp. NBC_01803 genome encodes:
- a CDS encoding DUF6174 domain-containing protein gives MKSALLGALFLLPVLAGCGDTPTGAEERAGGEPTGGAEWREPDDYRYTLESTCGEHSLIGLFQVSVVGGRVVEATPAEPWQEPVDGVPTIGELLAEADRARENGAFKVVVEYPEGSDAPDGPPSWIEIDQEEMTIDDEVCYTITDYAPTA, from the coding sequence ATGAAGAGCGCTCTGCTCGGCGCGCTTTTCCTCCTCCCCGTCCTGGCCGGCTGCGGCGACACGCCGACCGGCGCCGAGGAGCGGGCCGGCGGTGAGCCGACCGGCGGCGCGGAGTGGCGGGAGCCGGACGACTACCGGTACACCCTCGAATCGACGTGCGGCGAACACAGCCTGATCGGCCTCTTCCAGGTCTCCGTCGTCGGCGGCCGGGTCGTCGAGGCGACCCCGGCCGAGCCGTGGCAGGAGCCGGTCGACGGGGTGCCGACGATCGGCGAGCTGCTGGCGGAGGCCGACCGGGCCCGGGAGAACGGTGCGTTCAAGGTCGTCGTCGAGTACCCGGAGGGCTCCGACGCGCCGGACGGGCCGCCGTCCTGGATCGAGATCGACCAGGAGGAGATGACCATCGACGACGAGGTCTGCTACACCATCACCGACTACGCGCCGACCGCCTGA
- a CDS encoding isoprenyl transferase, which produces MRNKLRRLAVRLYARRVEGRLDTDGGPKHIGVILDGNRRWAKAAGSTTRQGHEAGAAKIQELLGWCAETDVEVVTLWLLSTDNLNRAPEELTPLLSIVEGAVRGLAEDGRWRVNHVGASDALPERTRRVLREAEELARGREGILVNVAVGYGGRQEITDAVRSLLAKRAAEGQTLEQVAEGLGVEDISEHLYTRGQPDPDLVIRTSGEQRLSGFMLWQSAHSEYYFCEAYWPAFRKVDFLRALRDYAARHRRYGV; this is translated from the coding sequence ATGAGGAACAAGCTGCGCCGCCTGGCCGTGAGGCTGTACGCACGCCGGGTGGAGGGCAGGCTCGACACCGACGGCGGACCCAAGCACATCGGGGTCATCCTGGACGGCAACCGCCGCTGGGCCAAGGCGGCGGGCAGTACCACCAGGCAGGGCCACGAGGCGGGCGCCGCCAAGATCCAGGAGCTGCTCGGCTGGTGCGCCGAGACGGACGTCGAGGTCGTCACCCTCTGGCTGCTGTCGACGGACAACCTGAACCGCGCCCCCGAGGAGCTCACCCCCCTGCTGTCGATCGTCGAGGGCGCGGTGCGTGGGCTGGCCGAGGACGGTCGCTGGCGCGTCAACCACGTGGGCGCCTCGGACGCGCTGCCCGAGCGGACGCGGCGCGTGCTGCGGGAGGCCGAGGAGCTGGCCCGGGGCCGCGAGGGAATACTCGTCAACGTCGCCGTGGGCTACGGCGGCCGGCAGGAGATCACCGACGCCGTCCGTTCCCTGCTGGCCAAGCGCGCGGCGGAGGGGCAGACGCTGGAGCAGGTCGCCGAGGGGCTGGGGGTCGAGGACATCTCCGAGCACCTCTACACCCGTGGCCAGCCGGATCCGGACCTGGTGATCCGCACCAGCGGCGAGCAGCGGCTGTCGGGCTTCATGCTCTGGCAGAGCGCCCACTCCGAGTACTACTTCTGCGAGGCGTACTGGCCGGCGTTCCGCAAGGTCGACTTCCTGCGGGCGCTGCGCGACTACGCGGCCCGGCACCGGCGCTACGGCGTCTGA
- a CDS encoding PhoH family protein translates to MVTSKKRSNDRRMYVLDTSVLLADPAAITRFDEHEVVLPVVVISELEAKRHHPELGYFAREVLRRLDEFRVRHGRLDTPLPVGDLGGTLRVELNHSDPAVLPAAMLNERGRLTDNDSRILAVARNLQAEGHDVTVVSKDLPLRIKASSVGLAAEEYRAELAITDADGWTGMVDVGLTGEAVDELFATESVHDEQAAALPVHTGLVISSERGRALGRVTPDGRVKLVRGDREAFGIHGRSAEQRIALDLLLDPSIGIVSMGGRAGTGKSALALCAGLEAVLERRQHSKVMVFRPLYAVGGQDLGYLPGTEAEKMNPWAQAVFDTLSAVTTREVIEEVVARGMLEVLPLTHIRGRSLHDAFVIVDEAQSLERNVLLTVLSRIGQDSRVVLTHDVAQRDNLRVGRYDGVVAVVEKLKGHPLFAHVTLTRSERSPIAALVTEMLEDDRI, encoded by the coding sequence GTGGTCACCAGCAAGAAGCGTTCGAACGACCGGCGCATGTACGTCCTCGACACCAGCGTCCTGCTCGCCGACCCGGCGGCCATCACCCGCTTCGACGAGCATGAAGTCGTCCTGCCGGTCGTGGTCATCTCCGAGCTGGAGGCGAAGCGGCACCACCCCGAGCTCGGATATTTCGCGAGGGAGGTCCTGCGTCGGCTGGACGAGTTCCGCGTCCGGCACGGCAGGCTCGACACCCCGCTGCCCGTCGGTGACTTGGGCGGCACGCTGAGGGTCGAGCTGAACCACTCGGATCCGGCCGTGCTGCCCGCCGCCATGCTGAACGAGCGGGGCCGTCTGACGGACAACGACTCGCGCATCCTCGCGGTGGCGCGCAACCTCCAGGCCGAGGGCCACGACGTCACCGTCGTCTCCAAGGACCTGCCGCTGCGCATCAAGGCGTCGTCGGTCGGGCTCGCCGCCGAGGAGTATCGCGCCGAGCTGGCGATCACCGACGCCGACGGCTGGACCGGGATGGTGGACGTCGGTCTCACCGGAGAGGCCGTCGACGAGTTGTTCGCCACCGAGAGCGTCCACGACGAGCAGGCCGCCGCGCTGCCCGTGCACACCGGTCTCGTCATCTCCTCCGAGCGGGGGCGGGCGCTCGGCCGGGTCACGCCGGACGGGCGGGTGAAGCTGGTGCGTGGGGACCGGGAGGCGTTCGGCATCCACGGGCGCAGCGCCGAGCAGCGGATCGCACTCGACCTGCTGCTCGATCCGTCGATCGGGATCGTCTCCATGGGCGGCCGGGCGGGCACCGGCAAGTCGGCGCTCGCGCTGTGCGCGGGTCTGGAGGCCGTGCTCGAACGGCGGCAGCACAGCAAGGTGATGGTCTTCCGGCCGCTGTACGCGGTCGGTGGCCAGGACCTGGGCTATCTGCCCGGCACCGAGGCCGAGAAGATGAACCCGTGGGCGCAGGCCGTCTTCGACACGCTCTCCGCGGTGACCACCCGGGAGGTGATCGAGGAGGTGGTGGCGCGCGGCATGCTGGAGGTGCTGCCGCTCACCCACATCCGCGGCCGGTCGCTGCACGACGCGTTCGTCATCGTCGACGAGGCCCAGTCCCTGGAGCGGAACGTGCTGTTGACGGTGCTGTCCCGGATCGGCCAGGACTCTCGGGTGGTGCTGACGCACGATGTCGCCCAGCGGGACAATCTGCGCGTGGGCCGGTACGACGGCGTGGTGGCGGTCGTGGAGAAGCTCAAGGGCCACCCGCTCTTCGCCCATGTGACGCTGACGCGCTCGGAGCGGTCGCCCATCGCCGCGCTGGTGACGGAAATGCTGGAGGACGACAGGATCTAG
- a CDS encoding DUF1990 family protein: MSTEGQAAGHAGRTDGFTYADVGATRDGGAGAALPPPGFHLLRRRTRVGTGPAARDAAGRALLEWRMHRAVGMSVEADAAEAVAGAEITVGLGAGPLRLRAPCRVVWVVREPERIGFAYGTLSGHPEAGEEAFVVERLPDDSVWLTVTAFSRGVAWYARAAGPLGRAAQRLIARGYGRALRRVTSG; the protein is encoded by the coding sequence ATGAGCACCGAGGGGCAAGCAGCGGGTCACGCGGGTCGCACCGATGGCTTCACCTACGCGGACGTCGGCGCCACCCGCGATGGTGGCGCGGGAGCGGCGCTGCCGCCACCCGGGTTCCATCTTCTCCGGCGGCGGACCCGCGTCGGCACCGGCCCGGCGGCGCGCGACGCCGCCGGGCGGGCCCTGCTGGAGTGGCGGATGCACCGGGCCGTCGGGATGAGTGTGGAGGCGGACGCCGCCGAGGCGGTCGCCGGGGCCGAGATCACGGTCGGGCTCGGCGCCGGACCGCTGCGGCTGCGCGCCCCGTGCCGTGTCGTGTGGGTCGTCAGGGAGCCGGAACGGATCGGTTTCGCGTACGGCACGCTGTCCGGACATCCCGAGGCAGGGGAAGAAGCGTTCGTCGTCGAACGGCTGCCGGACGACTCGGTCTGGCTGACGGTCACGGCGTTCAGCCGGGGCGTCGCCTGGTACGCCCGTGCCGCGGGGCCCTTGGGCAGGGCGGCACAGCGGCTCATCGCCCGGGGCTACGGACGGGCTCTGCGCCGCGTCACGAGCGGCTGA
- a CDS encoding transglycosylase SLT domain-containing protein, whose protein sequence is MTGISVRGFAVASATAVTTVGAAVGVASGDEQTRPVDDIEVVAAEATLLAEIPAGTNAQLHTASLTQQAESQANAADAEARRAAQEAARIQAAEDAAERKAEAEREAQEQAEREAAEAELEARTAAAPAETSFPVQSSYTKADVQAMARQIVAADQFQCFSNIVDHESGWDHTATNPSSGAYGLMQALPGSKMSSAGDDWQTNPATQIRWGVNYMNDRYGSPCGAWDFWTANGWY, encoded by the coding sequence GTGACCGGGATTTCGGTCCGGGGATTCGCAGTGGCGTCCGCCACCGCGGTGACCACCGTCGGCGCTGCCGTCGGCGTGGCGTCCGGGGACGAGCAGACTCGTCCCGTGGACGACATCGAGGTGGTCGCGGCGGAAGCGACGTTGCTCGCGGAGATACCCGCTGGCACGAATGCCCAGCTGCACACCGCGTCGTTGACGCAGCAGGCGGAGTCGCAGGCCAACGCGGCCGACGCGGAGGCCCGGCGGGCCGCGCAGGAGGCGGCGCGGATCCAGGCGGCCGAGGACGCGGCCGAGCGGAAGGCCGAGGCCGAGCGGGAGGCTCAGGAGCAGGCGGAGCGCGAGGCGGCGGAGGCCGAGCTCGAGGCGCGGACCGCCGCGGCGCCCGCGGAGACAAGCTTCCCCGTGCAGTCGTCGTACACCAAGGCGGATGTCCAGGCGATGGCCCGCCAGATCGTGGCGGCCGACCAGTTCCAGTGTTTCTCCAACATCGTGGATCACGAGAGCGGCTGGGATCACACCGCGACGAACCCGTCCTCGGGGGCGTATGGCCTGATGCAGGCCCTGCCCGGTTCGAAGATGTCCTCGGCCGGAGACGACTGGCAGACGAACCCGGCCACCCAGATCCGCTGGGGCGTGAACTACATGAACGACCGGTACGGAAGCCCCTGCGGCGCCTGGGACTTCTGGACCGCCAACGGCTGGTACTGA
- a CDS encoding AI-2E family transporter — protein sequence MSRLSRARAGLSRVGRRVLGAKAAAEREQERLEVEAGERGEAEAAVAVRTRRGPDPAERPLEARIRQAVVADGSPPPVAGGGAGAAGGGRRPGGGLPEPSPSRPQPAEVIPWGVRVAAEAGWRTLVLAGVVWVLIQVVSSISLLVISFTAGLLITALLQPVVGWLKRAGFSRGAATVVTAFGGFAVMGLIGWFVIWQVIENSDQLVDQVQDGVEELRDWILALPFDITEENLNEWVDNINEWISDNSDTLTSAGLEGVNYAVEFLSGAGITLFVVLFLLYDGQGVWHWFLRLVPRAAREGVAGAGPRAWIALTGYVRGTVIVALIDAVGIGIGLFVMDVPMAVPLAVIVFVSSFVPLVGAIASGALAVLVAVVTNGVVDAALVLGVVLLVQQIEGHILQPFILGRMVRVHPLAVVLGVAAGSMLAGIPGAIMAVPLIAVTNTVVGYLRAYQEEADRRHGTVVSGATVAELAPTPPPVAVAGAGTGAGTGNGAGAGSDAGTAGAGEGEGGEGQA from the coding sequence ATGTCACGACTGAGCCGGGCCAGGGCCGGTCTCTCGCGTGTCGGGAGACGGGTGCTGGGCGCCAAGGCCGCTGCCGAGCGTGAGCAGGAGCGGCTGGAGGTGGAGGCCGGGGAACGCGGCGAGGCCGAGGCGGCGGTCGCGGTGCGGACGAGACGCGGGCCGGATCCGGCCGAGCGTCCGCTGGAGGCCAGGATCCGCCAGGCGGTGGTCGCCGACGGGTCGCCGCCGCCGGTGGCGGGCGGCGGGGCCGGAGCCGCGGGGGGCGGACGGCGGCCGGGCGGTGGCCTCCCTGAACCGTCCCCGAGCCGGCCCCAGCCGGCCGAGGTGATCCCGTGGGGTGTCCGGGTGGCGGCCGAGGCGGGCTGGCGGACGCTGGTGCTGGCCGGTGTGGTCTGGGTGCTGATTCAGGTGGTCAGCTCGATCAGCCTGCTCGTCATCTCCTTCACCGCGGGTCTGCTGATCACGGCGCTGCTCCAGCCGGTCGTGGGCTGGCTCAAGCGCGCGGGCTTCAGCCGCGGCGCGGCGACGGTGGTCACCGCGTTCGGCGGTTTCGCCGTCATGGGTCTGATCGGCTGGTTCGTGATCTGGCAGGTGATAGAGAACTCCGACCAGCTCGTGGACCAGGTGCAGGACGGCGTCGAGGAGTTGCGGGACTGGATCCTGGCGCTGCCGTTCGACATCACCGAGGAGAACCTCAACGAGTGGGTCGACAACATCAATGAGTGGATCAGCGACAACAGCGACACGCTGACCTCGGCCGGGCTCGAAGGCGTCAACTACGCGGTCGAGTTCCTGTCCGGCGCGGGCATCACCCTCTTCGTCGTCCTCTTCCTCCTCTATGACGGCCAGGGGGTGTGGCACTGGTTCCTGCGGCTGGTGCCGCGCGCGGCGCGCGAGGGCGTCGCGGGGGCCGGGCCGCGCGCCTGGATCGCCCTCACCGGGTATGTCCGGGGCACGGTGATAGTGGCGTTGATCGACGCGGTCGGCATCGGCATCGGGCTGTTCGTGATGGACGTGCCGATGGCCGTGCCGCTGGCCGTGATCGTCTTCGTCTCGTCGTTCGTGCCGCTGGTCGGCGCCATCGCCTCGGGCGCGCTGGCGGTTCTGGTCGCGGTGGTCACCAACGGCGTGGTGGACGCGGCGCTGGTGCTGGGCGTGGTGCTGCTGGTCCAGCAGATCGAGGGCCACATCCTCCAGCCGTTCATCCTGGGCCGGATGGTCCGGGTGCACCCGCTGGCCGTGGTGCTCGGTGTGGCGGCCGGCTCGATGCTGGCCGGCATCCCGGGCGCGATCATGGCCGTGCCGCTGATCGCCGTGACGAACACGGTCGTCGGCTATCTGCGGGCGTACCAGGAGGAGGCCGACCGGCGGCACGGCACGGTGGTGAGCGGCGCGACGGTCGCCGAGCTGGCCCCGACCCCGCCGCCGGTGGCCGTGGCCGGGGCTGGGACCGGGGCTGGGACCGGGAACGGTGCCGGTGCCGGAAGCGACGCCGGGACGGCGGGGGCCGGGGAAGGCGAAGGCGGCGAGGGCCAGGCGTAG
- a CDS encoding A24 family peptidase, which yields MHPLLIAAAASYGALAGSLLVRPGYRLAVEPEEPWRSACPAGHPLGARPRGWLGTGRCAACGGAGAGAVSAYGAPPVRLAAVTAVVCAALAVAVGARPELVVWLLAVPAAVLLATVDFAVQRLPDVLTLPLAVAVAAGLGVAALLPGAGGSWRGALFGGAVLTGVYFVLFLINPRGMGFGDVKLAASIGVVLGWYGWSTVFFGTLVGFLLAAGYGFSLVIAGGAGRGRTIPFGPFMALGALVALLLGGLAA from the coding sequence GTGCATCCCCTCCTCATCGCCGCCGCCGCGAGTTACGGCGCGCTGGCCGGATCGCTGCTGGTCCGCCCCGGGTACCGGCTGGCCGTCGAGCCGGAAGAGCCGTGGCGCTCCGCCTGTCCGGCGGGGCATCCGCTGGGCGCGCGTCCGCGCGGCTGGCTGGGCACCGGGCGCTGCGCCGCTTGCGGAGGCGCGGGCGCGGGCGCGGTGTCGGCCTACGGCGCTCCGCCCGTCCGGCTGGCGGCCGTGACCGCCGTGGTCTGCGCGGCGCTGGCCGTCGCCGTCGGAGCTCGGCCCGAACTGGTGGTCTGGCTGCTCGCCGTGCCGGCCGCGGTGTTGCTGGCCACCGTCGACTTCGCCGTGCAGCGGCTGCCGGACGTGCTCACCCTCCCGCTGGCCGTCGCTGTCGCCGCCGGGCTCGGCGTGGCCGCTCTGCTGCCCGGGGCCGGCGGCAGCTGGCGCGGGGCGCTGTTCGGTGGGGCGGTGCTGACCGGGGTGTACTTCGTCCTCTTTCTCATCAATCCGCGCGGCATGGGCTTCGGGGACGTCAAACTGGCTGCCTCGATCGGAGTAGTCCTCGGGTGGTATGGCTGGTCCACTGTGTTCTTCGGAACACTCGTGGGCTTCCTGCTCGCGGCCGGCTACGGGTTCTCCCTGGTCATCGCGGGCGGGGCGGGGCGCGGGCGGACCATTCCGTTCGGGCCGTTCATGGCCCTGGGCGCCCTGGTCGCCCTCCTCCTCGGCGGACTCGCGGCCTGA
- a CDS encoding serine/threonine-protein kinase yields the protein MAGQHGTPPPQFGALEPGDPREVAGYRLQARLGAGGMGSVYLSYTRGGQPVAIKVVRAEFAQDAEFRRRFELEVRAARRVQGVYTVPVLDSNTEGAAPWLATAFVPGLSLADAVRAHGPLPVETVLLLVGGVAEALQSIHAAGIIHRDLKPGNVLLASDGPKVIDFGIARAADATALTGADVRVGTPSYMAPEQITGAPATPAADVFALGLIAHFAATGTHPFGEGTAHAVMYRIAQAPPDLTTTPPPLRDLITACLTKTPTTRPTPTQVIEACRALSPDQTLRRGESWLPTAVATEVTNRTTAPPPAAPHIPAPPANRPDPTDPPRRVQRRTAILLAATAVVAAIAGGVLVSFLGGGDGDSGNGASPDTGQTSTPTEESPRDDEGGGAAEDGAGTGSPPTAPAPDTPYTLTNGDVELDIVAPVFTPDTDMALDRCVGANRTLVDFDELLVEPDTISGASGPFGDWELQYIYCDDPNLEGQGIEFHTQTFAGIINDPDATPEECHEAANASTLPNIIPVQDIMEDLTLHEGVGICAETVENNLVMLWIDDVTVDPYNENLRTYLTTATQWRIND from the coding sequence ATGGCAGGGCAGCACGGCACACCGCCGCCTCAGTTCGGCGCGCTGGAACCGGGGGATCCCCGGGAGGTGGCCGGCTACCGGCTCCAGGCCCGCCTCGGCGCGGGCGGCATGGGCAGCGTCTACCTCTCTTATACGCGCGGCGGACAGCCGGTCGCGATCAAGGTGGTGCGCGCCGAGTTCGCCCAGGACGCGGAGTTCCGGCGGCGCTTCGAGCTGGAGGTGCGCGCGGCCCGGCGGGTGCAGGGCGTGTACACGGTCCCGGTGCTCGACAGCAACACCGAGGGCGCGGCCCCGTGGCTCGCGACGGCCTTCGTCCCCGGCCTCTCCCTGGCCGACGCGGTACGCGCGCACGGGCCACTGCCGGTGGAGACGGTGCTGCTGCTGGTGGGCGGGGTGGCCGAGGCGCTGCAGTCCATCCACGCGGCGGGGATCATCCACCGCGATCTGAAGCCGGGGAACGTCCTGCTGGCGTCCGACGGCCCGAAGGTGATCGACTTCGGCATCGCCCGGGCCGCCGACGCGACGGCCCTGACCGGCGCGGACGTCCGGGTCGGCACGCCGTCGTACATGGCCCCCGAACAGATCACCGGCGCCCCGGCCACACCCGCGGCGGACGTCTTCGCCCTGGGCCTGATCGCCCACTTCGCGGCGACCGGCACCCACCCCTTCGGCGAGGGCACGGCCCACGCGGTGATGTACCGGATCGCCCAGGCACCCCCCGACCTCACCACGACCCCACCCCCGCTGCGCGACCTGATCACGGCCTGCCTGACGAAGACCCCAACCACCCGCCCCACCCCGACCCAGGTCATCGAAGCGTGCCGCGCCCTGTCCCCGGACCAGACACTGCGCCGGGGAGAAAGCTGGCTACCGACGGCAGTGGCGACCGAGGTGACAAACCGCACAACGGCGCCTCCCCCGGCGGCACCGCATATCCCAGCACCCCCAGCGAACCGTCCCGATCCGACCGACCCACCGCGCCGTGTCCAGCGCCGAACAGCAATTCTCCTGGCGGCCACGGCGGTGGTGGCCGCCATCGCGGGCGGCGTGCTGGTGTCGTTCCTGGGCGGCGGCGACGGCGATTCAGGGAATGGCGCGTCGCCCGACACGGGCCAGACCTCCACGCCGACTGAGGAGAGCCCGCGGGATGACGAGGGCGGCGGTGCTGCCGAGGACGGGGCTGGTACCGGGTCACCGCCGACGGCGCCCGCCCCCGACACGCCCTACACGCTGACGAACGGCGACGTCGAACTCGACATCGTCGCACCAGTCTTCACTCCGGACACGGACATGGCACTCGACCGCTGCGTCGGCGCCAACCGCACCCTGGTCGATTTCGACGAGCTACTGGTCGAGCCCGACACCATCTCCGGCGCCAGCGGCCCCTTCGGCGATTGGGAGTTGCAGTACATTTACTGCGACGACCCCAATCTCGAAGGCCAGGGCATCGAATTCCATACGCAGACCTTCGCGGGAATCATCAATGACCCCGACGCCACTCCGGAGGAGTGCCATGAGGCGGCCAACGCCTCGACATTGCCCAATATCATCCCCGTGCAGGACATCATGGAGGACCTCACACTGCATGAGGGCGTCGGCATCTGCGCGGAAACCGTAGAGAACAATCTGGTGATGCTCTGGATCGACGACGTCACCGTCGACCCGTACAACGAGAATCTGCGCACCTACCTCACGACCGCGACCCAGTGGCGGATCAACGACTGA
- a CDS encoding OmpA family protein produces the protein MRYLLHQSARAAAVLTTALVAGTFAVPVAAADENDEVEQPPGYEAPAPPDIDPEAAGLMLGDGAALADPRVLDIKFISEDLGGTEQPAENGDDGSGDGADPGGEEPNGGGGGEQREERTSGQHKFTLQTDVLFSEGSDELSEDSQGALLEVAAAINEYQPTQVNIFGFTDDQGSYESGIELSDGRARNTHEALISLIDNPSVIAFNVRGYSEDYPLYDNGTEEGRQRNRRVEISWPTSE, from the coding sequence ATGAGGTACCTGCTGCACCAGTCGGCTCGGGCCGCCGCGGTCCTGACGACCGCCTTGGTCGCCGGGACGTTCGCCGTTCCGGTGGCGGCCGCCGACGAGAACGACGAAGTCGAACAGCCACCGGGGTACGAGGCCCCGGCTCCGCCCGACATCGACCCCGAGGCCGCTGGGCTCATGCTCGGCGACGGGGCCGCTCTCGCTGATCCGCGCGTGCTCGACATCAAGTTCATCAGTGAGGACCTCGGCGGTACGGAACAACCCGCAGAGAACGGGGACGACGGCTCCGGAGACGGCGCGGACCCCGGAGGTGAGGAGCCCAACGGTGGAGGGGGCGGTGAGCAGCGCGAGGAACGCACCAGCGGGCAGCACAAGTTCACGCTTCAGACGGACGTTCTCTTCAGTGAGGGCAGCGACGAGCTTTCCGAGGACTCGCAGGGCGCTCTTCTTGAGGTCGCGGCGGCCATCAACGAGTACCAGCCGACACAGGTGAACATCTTCGGGTTCACCGACGACCAGGGCTCCTACGAGAGCGGCATCGAACTCTCCGACGGCCGGGCCAGGAACACCCACGAGGCGCTGATAAGCCTCATCGACAACCCCTCGGTCATCGCGTTCAACGTCCGCGGCTACAGCGAGGACTATCCCTTGTACGACAACGGGACCGAGGAAGGACGCCAGCGGAACCGGCGGGTGGAGATCTCCTGGCCGACCAGCGAGTGA